From Hydra vulgaris chromosome 07, alternate assembly HydraT2T_AEP, a single genomic window includes:
- the LOC136082399 gene encoding uncharacterized protein LOC136082399, producing MLKRFLLIFMYATTSDVGFGEEVWLLFAGDKGGKFMKFHFEVVNSKSSGSVYDVHLFCMYQGSDCRENIALVLGHFANDIKRIQSSDFKLKGKIVRLFLGGDFHFIDDVLGHQGSAASFPSSTDLVKFNSLRNHASMPHTPANCNILRRTIQSLESAYNENLCKNRQGGNLRTLSKFHNSIIAPVIFPIITLDNVVPPVLHIMLGVVSKLYKLLLKECKTLNCQAVSSLSHNENVRTNELWAAKSVECSKTAEALRLLGNQFVDIANLQARWLALNKNISELSLNSSNKKITCKQQEMCDSIRCLITKYDCNIDWVQCGTCQKLFHQFCEIIGDSEKSVLCDIEKYECLACQGEDIECLDLYISEKNSFIRAQRELLDVEYIPLQMECEDLEKEYKNSIGPHERSLYKALEDMKVERQAYHGNVL from the coding sequence ATGTTGAAGAGGTTTTTACTAATCTTTATGTACGCGACCACCTCGGATGTCGGTTTTGGCGAAGAGGTATGGCTCCTTTTTGCTGGTGATAAGGGTGGGAAGTTtatgaaattccattttgaagttgtcaattctaaatcatcagggtCTGTATACGATGTTCACttgttttgtatgtatcagggttcagactgtcgtgagaatatagccttagttctcgggcattttgccaacgacattaaaagaattcagtcgtcagattttaagctaaaaggcaaaatagtcaggttgttcttaggtggagattttcattttatcgatgatgttctgggacaccagggttcagctgctagctttcctagttctacagacctagttaagttcaattctctaagaaaccatgcttctatgcctcacacacctgctaattgtaacatcttaaggaggacaatacaatctctggaaagtgcttacaatgagaacttgtgtAAAAATAGACAAGGTGGAAACCTAAGAACTTTAAgtaagtttcataattcaattattgctcctgtgattttccccataataactttagataatgtagtgccacctgttttgcatattatgttaggagttgtgtcaaaactgtataagttattgttgaaggagtgtaagactttaaattgtcaagctgtttcgtctttgtcgcataatgagaatgtgagaacgaatgaattgtgggctgctaaaagcgttgaatgttctaaaacagcagaagctttacgtttattaggaaatcaatttgtagacATTGCAAATCTACAGGCGCGTTGgttagctttaaataaaaatatttctgaattatctctaaactcctccaataaaaaaataacctgtaAACAGCAAGAAATGTGTGATAGTATTaggtgtttaattacaaaatacgattgtaacattgattgggtgcagtgtggtacgtgccaaaaattgtttcatcaattttgtgaaattattggtgaTTCGGAAAAGAGTGTATTGTGTGACATTGAGAAGTATGAGTGTTTAGCATGTCAGGGTGAAGATATAGAATgtcttgacctttatatttctgaaaaaaattcttttatacgCGCACAACGGGAACTTTTAGACGTGGAGTATATTCCATTGCAGATGGAGTGTGAAGACCtagaaaaagaatataaaaatagcaTAGGGCCTCATGAGAGGTCTCTTTATAAGGCCCTTGAAGATATGAAGGTTGAGCGACAAGCTTACCATGGTAATGTACTTTAG
- the LOC136082400 gene encoding uncharacterized protein LOC136082400, translating into MADVDCDNVNDVVFADQISIQESMQGSFIAFITKLQARSNVLLTNTKFVTENVQELLQDSTQFTMQHIRSVFKELGIDENVFCVQNLYKDLETMSTSVDKVDTEHKQLAYLKQQQLYIEPQPVPLGVRKESRKSVLSGNQEMKSVVDTAQYVPIEVLLARIIIECKNTSLSLNCNSHASNDGNITDYFDTNTYKKHPFFSKFPNVLVLHLYIDGFETTNQLGPHIQIHKMEGLYMMVRNLPSKLLLKESSIFLVGMWYVQDAKDKALTYDIILAPLVNTLMKLESDDGIDVSVCNQTIKVRAALALFSAANLGYHSLFGFLENFNACKFCRLCEATKDENQTKFYDTDYVKRTKESYDESVNSLGQLGYKESHTGIKHGCIFNKLKYFHVTENFAVDAMHDLLEGIIPIELSDILGKLSDGGYIFLNEFNLLLTKFSFGFSDVNSRPTTFSSLTHLKMTASECWCLLRNLPFIIGHNVPRDEPHWNLLLLLMEIVDIVLSPRVNDGLASYLSHLIGEHHQTYLNLFPEKR; encoded by the coding sequence ATGGCTGATGTAGATTGTGATAATGTAAATGATGTAGTTTTTGCTGATCAAATAAGTATACAGGAAAGCATGCAGGGTtcttttattgcatttattacTAAGTTGCAAGCACGCTCTAATGTTCTTTTGACAAATACCAAGTTTGTAACTGAGAATGTTCAGGAGTTGCTGCAAGATTCAACACAGTTTACAATGCAGCATATTCGATCTGTTTTTAAAGAACTAGGTATTGACGAAAATGTTTTCTGTGTACAAAATCTTTATAAAGATCTTGAAACAATGTCTACTTCTGTTGACAAAGTTGATACAGAACATAAACAGCTTGCTTATTTAAAGCAGCAGCAGTTGTACATTGAGCCTCAACCCGTACCTCTAGGAGTCAGGAAAGAGAGTCGTAAATCAGTTTTATCAGGCAATCAAGAAATGAAGAGTGTTGTAGATACTGCTCAATATGTTccaattgaagttttattagcACGTATTATCATTGAATGCAAAAAtacttctttaagtttaaattgTAATAGCCATGCCAGCAATGATGGAAACATTACAGATTACTTTGATACTAACACATACAAGAAACAtccttttttctctaaatttcCTAAcgttttagttttacatttgtacatCGATGGATTTGAAACTACAAATCAACTTGGTCCACATATACAGATACATAAAATGGAAGGTCTGTACATGATGGTGCGAAATTTACCTTCCAAGCTACTTTTAAAGGAAAGTTCTATTTTTCTTGTGGGTATGTGGTATGTCCAAGATGCTAAAGATAAAGCACTTACATATGATATTATTCTTGCTCCCCTAGTAAACACATTAATGAAGTTAGAATCGGATGACGGCATAGATGTATCTGTGTGTAATCAAACAATAAAAGTAAGAGCAGCATTAGCACTTTTCTCAGCTGCTAATTTGGGGTACCATTCATTATTTGGCTTCTTAGAAAACTTCAATGCGTGCAAGTTCTGTAGATTGTGTGAGGCAACTAAAGATGagaatcaaacaaaattttatgataCTGATTATGTTAAACGCACTAAAGAGTCATATGATGAGTCGGTTAATTCATTAGGTCAACTTGGTTATAAAGAGTCTCATACCGGTATTAAACATGgatgcatttttaacaaattaaagtacTTTCATGTGACGGAGAATTTTGCGGTGGATGCAATGCATGATCTATTGGAAGGCATTATTCCTATTGAATTAAGTGATATTTTAGGCAAACTAAGTGATGGTGGATACATATTTCTAAACGAGTTTAATTTGTTATTgacaaaatttagttttggttTTTCAGATGTCAATAGTCGTCCCACAACTTTTTCATCTTTGacacatttaaaaatgactgcTTCTGAATGTTGGTGTCTATTGCGAAATCTGCCGTTTATAATAGGACACAATGTCCCACGTGACGAACCTCATTGGAATTTACTTTTATTGCTTATGGAAATTGTAGATATTGTTTTATCTCCACGGGTTAATGATGGTTTAGCAAGTTATTTGTCACATTTAATAGGTGAACATCATCAAACTTATCTCAATTTATTTCCTGAAAAGCGCTAA